One segment of Brienomyrus brachyistius isolate T26 unplaced genomic scaffold, BBRACH_0.4 scaffold50, whole genome shotgun sequence DNA contains the following:
- the LOC125723622 gene encoding cysteine/serine-rich nuclear protein 2-like isoform X2 — translation MDSPTAFGLQSRFEEMDSGLPCPAPTTSDDDVFSSDSADSCDSLHPPSAPSLTPASILRQHRLPPSRKSVRFDAVTVYYFSRRRGVTSMPGQGSRRLSMAPRHSAVRHYTLGEITCERDDVHRRLLRPRLRQGKLRACRKKLMRSSAEVEPLTEVVSRTDVGRGAAEADEHFLLRAGSSVWSRDDCGCSQTAAACQLRQTSFPCWNSCDGYASGPLFAHSHCPQSSMKKGQLSVGMGGGCEELSVPPARCRASATEGGLQSHLVPIGGTEEGVTVADHEVQRDTLALENKTAVLHLQSAEELERKREQEEDESSSVNQRLCVETQPLMDGQEDQGVGPVDIQEGFPPDASVLCFTETQACASAFLNESPTMVYYQIGIKEPSALVVSDLHVEERNEQEVVGKAVDGDGWGQVSLPQDFNGSPRLPLLGGDLGSENTPPLHPVFFQELESLPPENVMHSEA, via the exons ATGGACTCCCCAACGGCATTCGGGCTGCAGAGCCGGTTTGAAGAGATGGATAGTGgcttgccctgccctgcccccacCACCTCGGACGACGACGTCTTCAGCAGTGACAGCGCCGACAGCTGCGACAGCCTCCACCCGccctctgccccctccctcactc CTGCTTCTATCCTCCGGCAACACAGGCTGCCTCCCAGCCGGAAGAGCGTTCGCTTCGACGCAGTCACCGTGTACTACTTCTCCAGGCGTCGGGGTGTCACCAGCATGCCCGGCCAAGGCAGTCGCCGTCTAAGCATGGCTCCTCGCCACAGTGCCGTCCGCCACTACACACTGGGCGAGATCACTTGTGAGCGGGACGACGTGCACCGGCGTCTGCTGCGCCCTCGACTGCGGCAAGGGAAGCTCCGTGCGTGCAGGAAGAAG CTGATGCGGAGCAGTGCTGAGGTCGAGCCCTTGACTGAAGTCGTATCCAGGACGGACGTGGGTAGGGGGGCCGCGGAAGCAGATGAGCACTTCCTCCTGCGGGCTGGGTCCAGTGTGTGGTCACGTGATGACTGCGGCTGCAGCCAGACGGCTGCCGCATGCCAG CTGAGACAGACATCTTTCCCCTGCTGGAATTCATGTGACGGCTATGCAAGCGGCCCCCTCTTTGCACATTCCCACTGCCCTCAGTCCTCCATGAAGAAAGGGCAGCTGAGCGTGGGCATGGGAGGGGGCTGTGAGGAGCTCAGTGTACCGCCTGCCCGCTGTCGTGCATCTGCTACCGAAGGAGGCCTGCAGTCCCACCTTGTGCCTATAGGGGGCACAGAGGAAGGGGTCACGGTGGCGGATCACGAGGTCCAGCGGGACACCCTGGCGCTGGAGAACAAAACAGCAGTTCTGCACCTTCAAAGCGCTGAGGAGCTGGAAAGGAagagggagcaggaggaggatgagaGCAGCAGCGTCAACCAAAGACTATGCGTGGAAACCCAGCCCCTCATGGATGGGCAGGAGGACCAGGGAGTGGGACCAGTTGACATCCAGGAGGGTTTTCCACCCGATGCCTCTGTACTCTGCTTTACGGAGACTCAGGCGTGTGCCTCAGCTTTCCTGAATGAATCCCCCACTATGGTCTACTACCAAATAGGCATTAAGGAGCCATCTGCTTTGGTGGTCTCTGACCTCCATGTAGAAGAGCGTAATGAACAGGAAGTGGTGGGCAAGGCTGTTGATGGAGATGGTTGGGGACAGGTGAGCCTCCCACAGGATTTTAATGGGAGTCCCAGGCTCCCGCTTTTGGGAGGCGACCTGGGAAGTGAGAACACCCCCCCTCTCCACCCAGTGTTCTTTCAAGAGTTGGAAAGTTTACCTCCAGAAAATGTGATGCATTCAGAGGCTTAG
- the LOC125723622 gene encoding cysteine/serine-rich nuclear protein 2-like isoform X1 — MDSPTAFGLQSRFEEMDSGLPCPAPTTSDDDVFSSDSADSCDSLHPPSAPSLTRKCCAEGSCHLAASILRQHRLPPSRKSVRFDAVTVYYFSRRRGVTSMPGQGSRRLSMAPRHSAVRHYTLGEITCERDDVHRRLLRPRLRQGKLRACRKKLMRSSAEVEPLTEVVSRTDVGRGAAEADEHFLLRAGSSVWSRDDCGCSQTAAACQLRQTSFPCWNSCDGYASGPLFAHSHCPQSSMKKGQLSVGMGGGCEELSVPPARCRASATEGGLQSHLVPIGGTEEGVTVADHEVQRDTLALENKTAVLHLQSAEELERKREQEEDESSSVNQRLCVETQPLMDGQEDQGVGPVDIQEGFPPDASVLCFTETQACASAFLNESPTMVYYQIGIKEPSALVVSDLHVEERNEQEVVGKAVDGDGWGQVSLPQDFNGSPRLPLLGGDLGSENTPPLHPVFFQELESLPPENVMHSEA; from the exons ATGGACTCCCCAACGGCATTCGGGCTGCAGAGCCGGTTTGAAGAGATGGATAGTGgcttgccctgccctgcccccacCACCTCGGACGACGACGTCTTCAGCAGTGACAGCGCCGACAGCTGCGACAGCCTCCACCCGccctctgccccctccctcactcGTAAGTGCTGTGCAGAGGGCAGCTGTCACTTAG CTGCTTCTATCCTCCGGCAACACAGGCTGCCTCCCAGCCGGAAGAGCGTTCGCTTCGACGCAGTCACCGTGTACTACTTCTCCAGGCGTCGGGGTGTCACCAGCATGCCCGGCCAAGGCAGTCGCCGTCTAAGCATGGCTCCTCGCCACAGTGCCGTCCGCCACTACACACTGGGCGAGATCACTTGTGAGCGGGACGACGTGCACCGGCGTCTGCTGCGCCCTCGACTGCGGCAAGGGAAGCTCCGTGCGTGCAGGAAGAAG CTGATGCGGAGCAGTGCTGAGGTCGAGCCCTTGACTGAAGTCGTATCCAGGACGGACGTGGGTAGGGGGGCCGCGGAAGCAGATGAGCACTTCCTCCTGCGGGCTGGGTCCAGTGTGTGGTCACGTGATGACTGCGGCTGCAGCCAGACGGCTGCCGCATGCCAG CTGAGACAGACATCTTTCCCCTGCTGGAATTCATGTGACGGCTATGCAAGCGGCCCCCTCTTTGCACATTCCCACTGCCCTCAGTCCTCCATGAAGAAAGGGCAGCTGAGCGTGGGCATGGGAGGGGGCTGTGAGGAGCTCAGTGTACCGCCTGCCCGCTGTCGTGCATCTGCTACCGAAGGAGGCCTGCAGTCCCACCTTGTGCCTATAGGGGGCACAGAGGAAGGGGTCACGGTGGCGGATCACGAGGTCCAGCGGGACACCCTGGCGCTGGAGAACAAAACAGCAGTTCTGCACCTTCAAAGCGCTGAGGAGCTGGAAAGGAagagggagcaggaggaggatgagaGCAGCAGCGTCAACCAAAGACTATGCGTGGAAACCCAGCCCCTCATGGATGGGCAGGAGGACCAGGGAGTGGGACCAGTTGACATCCAGGAGGGTTTTCCACCCGATGCCTCTGTACTCTGCTTTACGGAGACTCAGGCGTGTGCCTCAGCTTTCCTGAATGAATCCCCCACTATGGTCTACTACCAAATAGGCATTAAGGAGCCATCTGCTTTGGTGGTCTCTGACCTCCATGTAGAAGAGCGTAATGAACAGGAAGTGGTGGGCAAGGCTGTTGATGGAGATGGTTGGGGACAGGTGAGCCTCCCACAGGATTTTAATGGGAGTCCCAGGCTCCCGCTTTTGGGAGGCGACCTGGGAAGTGAGAACACCCCCCCTCTCCACCCAGTGTTCTTTCAAGAGTTGGAAAGTTTACCTCCAGAAAATGTGATGCATTCAGAGGCTTAG
- the LOC125723622 gene encoding cysteine/serine-rich nuclear protein 2-like isoform X3 → MPGQGSRRLSMAPRHSAVRHYTLGEITCERDDVHRRLLRPRLRQGKLRACRKKLMRSSAEVEPLTEVVSRTDVGRGAAEADEHFLLRAGSSVWSRDDCGCSQTAAACQLRQTSFPCWNSCDGYASGPLFAHSHCPQSSMKKGQLSVGMGGGCEELSVPPARCRASATEGGLQSHLVPIGGTEEGVTVADHEVQRDTLALENKTAVLHLQSAEELERKREQEEDESSSVNQRLCVETQPLMDGQEDQGVGPVDIQEGFPPDASVLCFTETQACASAFLNESPTMVYYQIGIKEPSALVVSDLHVEERNEQEVVGKAVDGDGWGQVSLPQDFNGSPRLPLLGGDLGSENTPPLHPVFFQELESLPPENVMHSEA, encoded by the exons ATGCCCGGCCAAGGCAGTCGCCGTCTAAGCATGGCTCCTCGCCACAGTGCCGTCCGCCACTACACACTGGGCGAGATCACTTGTGAGCGGGACGACGTGCACCGGCGTCTGCTGCGCCCTCGACTGCGGCAAGGGAAGCTCCGTGCGTGCAGGAAGAAG CTGATGCGGAGCAGTGCTGAGGTCGAGCCCTTGACTGAAGTCGTATCCAGGACGGACGTGGGTAGGGGGGCCGCGGAAGCAGATGAGCACTTCCTCCTGCGGGCTGGGTCCAGTGTGTGGTCACGTGATGACTGCGGCTGCAGCCAGACGGCTGCCGCATGCCAG CTGAGACAGACATCTTTCCCCTGCTGGAATTCATGTGACGGCTATGCAAGCGGCCCCCTCTTTGCACATTCCCACTGCCCTCAGTCCTCCATGAAGAAAGGGCAGCTGAGCGTGGGCATGGGAGGGGGCTGTGAGGAGCTCAGTGTACCGCCTGCCCGCTGTCGTGCATCTGCTACCGAAGGAGGCCTGCAGTCCCACCTTGTGCCTATAGGGGGCACAGAGGAAGGGGTCACGGTGGCGGATCACGAGGTCCAGCGGGACACCCTGGCGCTGGAGAACAAAACAGCAGTTCTGCACCTTCAAAGCGCTGAGGAGCTGGAAAGGAagagggagcaggaggaggatgagaGCAGCAGCGTCAACCAAAGACTATGCGTGGAAACCCAGCCCCTCATGGATGGGCAGGAGGACCAGGGAGTGGGACCAGTTGACATCCAGGAGGGTTTTCCACCCGATGCCTCTGTACTCTGCTTTACGGAGACTCAGGCGTGTGCCTCAGCTTTCCTGAATGAATCCCCCACTATGGTCTACTACCAAATAGGCATTAAGGAGCCATCTGCTTTGGTGGTCTCTGACCTCCATGTAGAAGAGCGTAATGAACAGGAAGTGGTGGGCAAGGCTGTTGATGGAGATGGTTGGGGACAGGTGAGCCTCCCACAGGATTTTAATGGGAGTCCCAGGCTCCCGCTTTTGGGAGGCGACCTGGGAAGTGAGAACACCCCCCCTCTCCACCCAGTGTTCTTTCAAGAGTTGGAAAGTTTACCTCCAGAAAATGTGATGCATTCAGAGGCTTAG